A genomic region of Leptolyngbya sp. NIES-2104 contains the following coding sequences:
- a CDS encoding vitamin K epoxide reductase family protein, with the protein MTRRRSTPWIYRNSRLLIAAIAILGILNTGYITFNKLSNTVVACPTTGCERVLESPYAVLFGLPLSLYGLLAYLAMAGFALAPLAVNPEEKKSLRTNLENNTWLLLFAGATAMLLFSGYLMYIMFSKFVSQFGVNGICYFCLASATFATLMFVLTLIGRDWNDRGQLVFLGSIVGIVTLIGTLAWGASVGQAPVNATTISDAQGNPYFLIENTSGDAETQLARHLKQTGAGMYAAYWCPHCCEQKELFGKEAVADIPYVECAEGGKDVQTETCQRVLGEAEKQLGQRAGFPTWQINGRFFSGRQTLQQLAEASGYQGPQNFKNQFKTCRQP; encoded by the coding sequence ATGACCCGCCGACGTTCTACCCCCTGGATTTATCGCAACTCTCGTCTGTTGATTGCCGCGATCGCCATTCTCGGCATTCTCAATACGGGCTACATTACCTTTAATAAATTGTCGAATACCGTCGTCGCCTGTCCCACAACCGGGTGCGAACGAGTGCTAGAGAGTCCCTATGCTGTTTTATTCGGCTTGCCCTTATCGCTGTATGGCTTATTGGCATATTTGGCAATGGCAGGGTTTGCACTGGCTCCACTCGCAGTCAATCCAGAAGAGAAAAAATCACTCCGGACGAATTTAGAAAATAATACTTGGTTGCTGTTGTTTGCAGGTGCAACGGCAATGCTGCTGTTTAGCGGCTATTTGATGTACATCATGTTCTCCAAATTCGTGTCGCAGTTTGGGGTGAACGGGATTTGCTATTTCTGTCTCGCTTCTGCGACGTTTGCGACTTTGATGTTTGTCTTGACGCTGATTGGGCGGGATTGGAACGATCGCGGACAGTTGGTATTTTTGGGATCGATCGTAGGAATTGTCACGCTAATTGGAACGCTTGCTTGGGGCGCTTCGGTAGGACAGGCTCCAGTGAATGCAACGACGATTTCAGATGCTCAGGGCAATCCGTATTTTCTAATTGAGAACACCTCTGGAGACGCAGAAACTCAGTTAGCGCGGCATTTGAAGCAGACGGGCGCGGGAATGTATGCCGCTTACTGGTGTCCACACTGCTGTGAACAAAAAGAATTGTTTGGGAAAGAAGCAGTCGCTGACATTCCGTATGTGGAATGTGCGGAAGGCGGAAAAGATGTTCAAACTGAAACCTGTCAGCGTGTGTTAGGTGAGGCAGAGAAGCAGTTAGGACAAAGAGCAGGATTCCCGACTTGGCAAATTAATGGACGATTCTTTAGTGGGCGACAAACGTTGCAGCAGTTAGCAGAAGCATCCGGTTATCAAGGACCGCAAAACTTTAAGAATCAATTTAAAACGTGTAGACAGCCTTAA
- a CDS encoding phage tail tip lysozyme yields the protein MSNSQIASVSIEAILNWQKFDRDLAALNKRAERNAINVAVKFKADTAQLRNEIRSLSNQSVELKLRVNPASAANQVQSFIRSNSNNALNIPVNAQTKPAQQAIGQFSNNLPKLNQVLNVATSTASSQVGTFTKSAAIQMTGMGAAAGGAIGVAISAAIVGVGVGINEIQKVFTEANTQLDTLRSGIRDLTLDAGKAVFDIGARFEANVITFDTLFKRFDRKGEDFIREVQDFAIRTPFSQENAINSSRFLAGAGLTPEKTLGVSRQIADIASASGDRGSENFESLSRTYAKIQARGKADARSLQEFATRGVDMIGAIAEVSGKTRQEIIQLTREGKVGIDAIDAGLKNLTGEGGAFAGLSDRLSQSLGGILSNIQDAGIATAQNIYSAYSPAILKIAEGFQNAVSGIGRDPAILGMLAESADRIKSTFELNPQFLETLKSGMTELATGGLRIVTDLAEKFTGYLAQNPEVINRIVQLLTLMGQNMARDLERDLQRKEAILSWGIAVESFQQKMQPAYDALNQFQIGVLETGTRFINWIQSGDESARAFDRVSATVLGILSPASAAITLFSQMSRIGDEINRAAKLISSTISGDWSAGLRVAQGINNAILGSFRGIGSAINGIVKTMSEKLNPVTQGFSNIWNQVSSTTQFILNRVLDGFLKRIGAIGNKLRELLGLGGSQDNADSGGNAGTGETIAFKGVQVTSAVDASGEPGLDYVVSDGKRGAKFGSLTDGRVIKVVSNQNWETNLESNPGGRRGYGNQVIVRTIDKITGQAVDVLYAHLDKVLVQEGESIGIGTVLGTQGRTGSTTGAHVSVDFFGKDSNSTTPAAIAMRDRLARILANNPSLLNGQIQRQAQSQPTQQRSQSSPNLVGTVAGFDPNRINRSVQLLMQQGLSPLGAAMLTGSFMQESGLNPKADNGTHIGLMQWDKRHRARNMPRNDFDGQVKYAVIEGMQDRPDSIRTLKNPNATRQEVEQAIRNMTRYGPGEEKSRFQYGAEIYRQMGSSSVRSPAQTVAPRTSMTVYDGNGKPMTLNATRTNSDFAPTGEAVDGDDIFQDGDPNKAQNALNSRFGKEYQALQERIRSDNRAIDRDAQIVQELRQERWTQEDRRIQQERALSDERLNRSRVLIDSEDTTAQSLHELRTQRVQILRRDEDDQRQLSRQVETYQSARELKVRRNRLRGKSESEIKALLNDPEFASVEERDRLMTEFRSGKLLDGLDSSPVDFTRAIGTVQQAQKMRTQIRDEALGTLQLQGNKLITDSLKRSQLEVGALPLRVAEYRDQLGITSPLEKHRTELAKLTAGQEEFGRSTNTTIERLQALSEAPFTTPEQKTQLQNLIATAQQSGETFKTATESAKRYKEALFFNDQLQSSIGRDRAFLEVRNRALSARTADLQIYSGAFGRYDRAEIEANIARSDVRVDYQQQLAQIQRYRIEAEQNPNSGFSTSVLNEMERLSGEELQSKLRSISLNVKNFSNEIRDDLTSGFTQGFTDVLMGAKSFGDAIGDIFKNLAQKFISVGLNSLFSSLFGSIFNGAPMFADGGLIERYADGGIIPGVRSRKDDQLILAQKGEAVLTHKGVDLLGETAINTLNRGILPKFANGGMIGSGMMPNLQSRMMPMRSSQFPRSFNVNIQTKSIAGEEYVTVSQLRDVVSVVTRRTESYADNAVSGHVESIQSSPGYRSSLGMS from the coding sequence ATGTCAAACTCTCAAATCGCTTCCGTCTCGATCGAGGCAATTCTCAACTGGCAGAAGTTCGATCGCGATCTTGCCGCATTAAACAAGCGGGCAGAGCGCAATGCGATCAACGTGGCGGTGAAATTCAAAGCAGACACCGCACAACTCCGAAACGAGATCCGATCGCTCTCAAATCAGTCTGTTGAATTAAAACTACGGGTCAATCCTGCGTCCGCTGCAAATCAGGTGCAAAGTTTTATTCGATCGAATTCAAACAACGCGCTGAATATTCCTGTTAATGCTCAGACAAAGCCAGCACAGCAAGCGATCGGACAATTCTCGAACAACCTTCCAAAACTGAACCAAGTCTTAAACGTTGCCACGTCTACCGCATCCTCGCAGGTCGGAACCTTCACAAAATCGGCAGCGATTCAGATGACGGGAATGGGAGCGGCGGCGGGGGGAGCGATCGGGGTCGCAATTTCAGCGGCGATCGTCGGGGTCGGGGTCGGTATCAACGAAATTCAGAAAGTCTTCACCGAAGCGAACACCCAATTGGATACACTCCGTAGTGGCATCCGAGATTTAACACTTGATGCTGGAAAAGCCGTATTCGACATTGGGGCACGATTTGAAGCCAACGTCATCACCTTCGATACCCTGTTCAAGCGGTTCGATCGCAAGGGTGAGGACTTCATTAGAGAGGTGCAAGATTTCGCGATTCGGACTCCGTTTTCTCAAGAAAACGCAATTAACAGCAGTCGATTTCTCGCAGGGGCGGGATTGACTCCAGAAAAAACGTTAGGAGTCTCGCGTCAAATTGCCGATATTGCCAGTGCATCGGGCGATCGTGGGTCAGAAAACTTTGAGAGCCTATCTCGCACTTATGCGAAGATTCAGGCACGTGGAAAAGCGGACGCACGATCGCTTCAAGAATTCGCCACACGCGGCGTTGACATGATCGGAGCGATCGCTGAAGTATCCGGTAAAACTCGGCAAGAAATTATTCAACTCACCCGTGAGGGGAAAGTCGGAATTGATGCGATCGATGCTGGACTTAAAAACCTAACCGGAGAGGGCGGCGCGTTTGCAGGACTGAGCGATCGACTGTCGCAAAGCCTCGGTGGGATTCTCTCTAATATTCAGGATGCTGGAATTGCAACCGCACAAAATATTTACAGTGCCTACTCTCCAGCGATTCTCAAAATCGCAGAAGGCTTTCAAAATGCCGTCAGTGGAATCGGACGCGATCCAGCAATTCTTGGAATGTTGGCAGAATCCGCAGATCGCATCAAATCAACCTTTGAGCTAAATCCCCAATTTCTCGAAACGCTCAAATCTGGAATGACAGAACTCGCGACGGGCGGACTCAGGATCGTGACGGATTTGGCGGAAAAGTTTACAGGATATCTCGCTCAAAATCCCGAAGTGATCAATCGCATCGTGCAGCTACTCACCCTCATGGGTCAAAACATGGCGCGGGATTTAGAACGTGACTTGCAGCGCAAAGAAGCAATTCTTTCGTGGGGGATTGCGGTCGAATCGTTCCAACAAAAGATGCAGCCTGCCTATGATGCGTTAAACCAATTTCAAATCGGAGTATTGGAAACAGGTACACGATTTATCAACTGGATTCAGTCTGGAGACGAATCAGCCAGAGCATTCGATCGGGTCAGTGCGACAGTCTTAGGGATTCTCTCTCCAGCATCAGCGGCAATTACGCTGTTTAGCCAAATGTCTCGAATCGGAGATGAAATCAATCGCGCAGCAAAGTTAATTTCTTCCACGATTTCTGGTGATTGGAGTGCTGGACTGAGAGTGGCACAAGGAATCAACAATGCAATTTTGGGAAGCTTTCGAGGGATCGGCAGTGCGATCAACGGCATCGTCAAAACAATGTCAGAAAAGTTAAATCCGGTCACTCAGGGGTTTAGCAACATTTGGAACCAAGTCAGTTCAACAACTCAATTTATTCTGAACAGGGTCTTAGATGGATTCCTGAAACGAATTGGAGCGATCGGCAACAAATTAAGAGAGCTACTAGGCTTAGGCGGATCTCAAGACAATGCGGATTCGGGTGGCAATGCAGGAACCGGAGAAACGATCGCTTTCAAAGGAGTGCAAGTTACATCTGCCGTTGATGCTTCTGGGGAACCAGGGCTTGATTATGTGGTGAGTGATGGTAAGAGAGGCGCGAAATTCGGCTCACTCACCGATGGAAGAGTAATCAAAGTTGTCAGCAATCAAAATTGGGAAACCAATTTAGAAAGCAATCCCGGTGGGCGAAGAGGTTATGGAAACCAAGTCATTGTAAGAACGATCGATAAAATCACAGGTCAAGCAGTCGATGTCCTGTACGCTCATCTTGATAAAGTTTTAGTGCAAGAAGGTGAATCGATCGGCATTGGAACTGTTTTAGGAACGCAAGGACGAACCGGATCAACCACGGGCGCTCATGTATCAGTTGATTTCTTTGGCAAGGATTCTAATTCAACAACGCCTGCCGCAATTGCGATGCGCGATCGCTTGGCAAGGATTCTCGCAAACAATCCAAGTCTGTTGAATGGGCAGATTCAAAGACAGGCTCAATCACAGCCAACTCAGCAGCGATCGCAATCTTCTCCAAATCTAGTTGGGACAGTGGCAGGATTTGATCCGAATCGAATTAATCGATCGGTTCAGCTTCTTATGCAGCAAGGGTTGTCTCCGTTAGGCGCAGCAATGCTAACAGGTTCATTCATGCAAGAATCGGGACTCAATCCTAAAGCTGACAACGGAACACACATCGGTTTAATGCAATGGGATAAGCGGCATCGCGCTCGAAATATGCCTCGCAATGATTTCGATGGACAGGTGAAGTACGCAGTCATCGAAGGAATGCAAGATCGACCCGATTCCATCCGCACGTTAAAAAATCCGAATGCGACTCGTCAAGAAGTCGAACAAGCGATCCGCAATATGACGCGATACGGACCGGGTGAGGAGAAATCACGATTCCAATACGGCGCGGAAATTTATCGTCAAATGGGTAGTTCGTCTGTTCGATCGCCTGCTCAAACAGTCGCTCCTCGTACATCGATGACGGTGTATGACGGCAACGGTAAGCCGATGACGTTGAACGCAACTCGTACCAACAGCGATTTTGCACCCACGGGCGAAGCTGTAGACGGTGACGATATCTTTCAGGATGGCGATCCGAATAAGGCTCAAAATGCTTTGAATTCACGATTTGGCAAGGAATATCAGGCATTGCAAGAGAGAATTCGATCGGACAATCGAGCGATCGATCGCGATGCCCAAATCGTTCAAGAACTGCGACAAGAACGCTGGACACAAGAAGATCGACGCATCCAGCAAGAAAGGGCACTTTCTGACGAAAGACTCAACAGATCGCGGGTTCTGATTGACTCAGAAGACACAACGGCTCAATCACTTCATGAGTTGAGGACGCAACGGGTACAGATTCTTAGGCGAGATGAGGACGATCAGCGGCAATTATCCCGCCAAGTCGAAACTTACCAGTCTGCGCGGGAATTGAAGGTTAGAAGAAATCGCCTGCGTGGGAAATCTGAATCAGAAATCAAAGCGTTGCTCAATGATCCTGAGTTTGCCTCGGTTGAAGAACGCGATCGCTTAATGACTGAATTTAGAAGCGGCAAGCTGTTGGACGGATTAGATTCGTCTCCGGTTGACTTCACGAGAGCGATCGGGACTGTCCAACAAGCTCAAAAAATGCGGACTCAGATTCGAGATGAAGCGCTCGGAACTTTGCAGCTACAAGGGAATAAGTTAATTACCGATTCACTGAAGCGATCGCAATTGGAGGTAGGCGCTCTACCCTTGCGAGTGGCAGAGTATCGCGATCAGCTTGGGATTACGTCCCCACTTGAAAAGCACCGGACGGAGTTGGCAAAGCTGACGGCTGGGCAAGAAGAATTCGGGCGATCGACGAATACCACGATCGAGCGACTTCAAGCATTATCCGAAGCACCATTTACGACACCTGAGCAAAAAACACAGCTTCAGAACTTGATCGCAACGGCTCAACAGTCGGGTGAGACATTCAAGACTGCAACCGAATCTGCCAAACGGTACAAGGAAGCTTTATTTTTTAACGATCAATTGCAGTCTAGTATCGGACGCGATCGCGCTTTCTTAGAGGTTCGCAATCGGGCACTGAGCGCACGAACGGCAGATTTACAAATTTATTCGGGTGCATTTGGCAGATACGATCGCGCTGAGATTGAAGCCAATATCGCTCGATCAGATGTCAGAGTCGATTATCAACAGCAATTAGCGCAAATTCAGCGCTACAGGATCGAGGCAGAACAAAACCCGAATTCTGGATTTAGCACCAGTGTTCTTAATGAGATGGAGCGATTATCGGGTGAAGAACTGCAATCGAAGCTAAGATCGATTTCCCTGAACGTGAAAAACTTCTCCAACGAAATTCGAGATGATCTCACGAGTGGATTTACACAAGGATTTACCGATGTGCTGATGGGCGCGAAATCATTCGGAGATGCGATCGGGGATATCTTCAAAAATCTCGCGCAGAAGTTTATCTCAGTTGGGTTAAATTCCCTGTTCTCAAGTCTATTCGGCTCAATCTTCAATGGCGCTCCAATGTTTGCGGACGGTGGCTTGATTGAGCGATATGCGGACGGTGGCATCATTCCTGGTGTGCGATCGCGCAAAGACGATCAGTTAATCCTTGCTCAGAAAGGTGAAGCCGTACTGACTCACAAAGGGGTTGATTTGCTCGGAGAAACGGCAATTAACACATTGAATCGCGGCATTCTCCCCAAATTCGCCAATGGGGGAATGATTGGAAGCGGCATGATGCCGAACCTCCAATCGCGCATGATGCCAATGCGATCGTCTCAATTCCCTCGCAGTTTCAATGTCAACATTCAAACTAAATCGATCGCGGGTGAAGAATATGTCACTGTGTCCCAATTGCGAGATGTTGTAAGCGTTGTAACCCGACGAACCGAATCCTATGCGGATAATGCGGTATCGGGTCACGTCGAATCGATTCAGTCCTCACCCGGATATCGATCAAGTTTGGGGATGAGTTAG
- a CDS encoding ParM/StbA family protein, whose product MNAYEMPANPLNAINQSESISTTVPIAFDVGNHEIKVAYSNVVWVSEAVYAPVFSWKEVEDFKYIDANSAHVEYIDGDRADLIGKQWIAGSSALTLLPDRAERLVSRGGNRGKVDLGLQMLLAAIAPRIDGEHMDIVLVASMPELNELAQTLKPKLLGTHKVIRNGKHFTANIKQVAVMREGSGMFVYGRSKELFSLGAEIGTIDLGGGTTITQAFQSNGKTIPAGRLVLDRGVNDLIAAIVADKRWSGLMSRTPDASLILQGIRAGKFLYGGQKIAFEEIYSDHLKVWIQSTVMPAIKQLSAVQDRLEKVFIIGGGSQIIKSAFEKNPDITCLGDDAQTAHVQGMLLLARRGING is encoded by the coding sequence ATGAATGCCTACGAAATGCCAGCAAATCCACTAAACGCCATTAATCAATCTGAGTCCATTTCTACGACGGTTCCGATCGCCTTCGATGTCGGAAATCATGAAATTAAGGTTGCTTACTCGAATGTAGTTTGGGTATCTGAAGCGGTTTATGCACCTGTTTTTTCATGGAAGGAAGTCGAAGATTTCAAGTACATCGATGCGAATTCCGCTCATGTCGAGTACATCGACGGCGATCGCGCTGATTTGATCGGGAAGCAGTGGATCGCCGGATCGAGTGCTTTAACCTTGCTCCCCGATCGTGCTGAACGCCTGGTGTCACGCGGCGGAAATCGCGGCAAAGTCGATTTAGGGTTGCAGATGCTACTTGCTGCAATTGCCCCACGAATCGACGGAGAACACATGGATATTGTTCTAGTCGCATCGATGCCAGAGCTAAACGAACTCGCTCAAACTCTGAAGCCGAAACTGCTCGGAACTCACAAAGTCATCCGCAACGGTAAGCACTTCACCGCAAACATTAAGCAAGTCGCTGTGATGCGAGAAGGTTCAGGAATGTTCGTTTATGGACGATCAAAAGAGCTTTTCTCTCTGGGTGCTGAGATTGGCACGATCGACTTAGGCGGCGGCACAACCATCACCCAAGCATTTCAATCGAACGGTAAAACCATTCCCGCAGGTCGGTTAGTTCTCGATCGCGGCGTGAATGATTTGATTGCGGCGATCGTGGCGGACAAGCGATGGTCTGGATTGATGAGCCGTACACCAGATGCCTCATTAATTCTGCAAGGAATCCGAGCGGGTAAGTTCCTGTACGGTGGTCAGAAAATCGCCTTTGAAGAGATTTACAGCGATCACCTGAAAGTTTGGATTCAAAGCACTGTGATGCCTGCAATTAAGCAGTTGTCAGCCGTACAGGACAGACTCGAAAAAGTGTTCATCATCGGGGGCGGTAGTCAGATTATCAAGAGTGCATTCGAGAAGAACCCAGACATCACTTGCTTGGGTGACGATGCACAGACCGCACACGTTCAGGGAATGTTGCTTCTTGCTCGGAGGGGAATCAATGGCTAG